ACCACGATGCCTGATGCGGCCCTAAGGGGTTGCGTCACCACGGCGCTGAACCTCGATTCCACCGCCGCTCCAACTTCGGACCAGCTCGCAACCGTGACCAGCCTCAGTTGCTCTGGCAAGGGCGTCGCTGACCTCACCGGTATCTCGGCCCTCCCCAACCTGGGCAAGCTATTTCTGGGCAACAATTCGCTGACCAGCTTGGCCCCACTCGCGACGTCAACCAAGGTCTCCTCACTCGACGTCTCCAGTAATCAGCTTTCCGACATCACCCCGACGGCCAACCTGAAGGCCCTTGTCAGTGTGAACGTGGCGAACAACCGGCTTCGTGATCTTTCCCCGCTGAGCACCCTCCCGAATCTCGGAGGGCTGAGCATCACGTCAAATAGCCAGAAGGCAGTGGGAGCACCCGCCACCTCGGGCCAAGCGACCGCAGTCCCGACGGCCATTGACAAGACCGGCACGGTGTTCAAGGCCGAGGCACCGAGCGGGGTCACGGTGAGCGGCGCGACCGTCACCTACCCGATCGCCGGCACGTACGACTGGTCGTTCAAGGACCAGAGCCTCTACTTCAACGGCACCATCACCGTCACAGTTTCCGCTGCATCGGGCGTGACCATCCCGGACGCCGGGCTGAGAGGGTGCATCAACGACAAGTTGGCCCTGGCCCCGGACGCCACGCCTACTCAAGACCAGCTCGCATCGATCACCGACCTCTCCTGTGTCAACAAGGGAGTCACCGACCTGACCGGCATATCGCAGCTGGGCAGCTTGAAGAACCTCACCCTGTCGACCAACAAGATCTCCGATCTCACGCCCCTGACTCCCCTGACCGGTCTCGAATCACTCATCCTCACCGGTAATTCTGTCGCGGACGTATCGCCGCTGACGAGCCTGCAGAATCTCGCTGCCCTCACGCTCGACCGGAACAACGTCTTGACACTGAACGGGCTGGGATACCTTCCCAAGCTCGCAACCCTTTCAGCATCATCCCAATTCAAGAATGAGGGGAGGACGCGCCTGGCAAGCATTGCAGGCCTCGACAAATTGACCGGGCTCACGAGCCTCGCGATCAACAACACTGACGTATCGGACCTCACCCCGGTGACTGGCCTCTCCGGCCTCACCAGATTGTCCGCAACCAACTCCCAGATCTCGTCTGCGGCACCGCTCGCCGCACTTGGTCGGCTCACGGCCCTTGATCTCAGTGGTAACCACATCTCAGATATTTCGCCCCTGAACAAGCTGGACATGACGTTGAATGCAATGCGCGTCACCGGGCAAACCCTTGCGGCGCCCGAGGCGAAGGCGTCGGTTGCGACGGACGCGCCAGGCGTCACCGCGCTGGACGGAAGCATTCTCGTGGCAGCTCCCCCTGCGGGCCTCACGGTCAACGACGCCAAGGTCACCTACGCCTCTCCGGGCGATTACACCTGGACCTTCGAAGAGAAGACCCCCGGCAGCTATCCGAGGACTTTCTTCAGCGGCAAGATCACCCAGAGGGCAACCGATGCCCCGCCTGCGGTCGTGGGGGTGGACATCCCTGATACGAATTTCCGTACCTGCCTCGCCGGATTGCTCAACCACAGTGATCCCGCGGCACCCATCAGCGCCGATGAACTGGCTGGTCTCACCTCCGTGATCTGCGTCGGGAAATCAATCTCGAACCTCACCGGGGCCGCGAACCTGACCGGAGCAACTGAACTGATCCTGTCCACCAATTCAATCTCCGACGTCACGCCGTTGCGTGGCTTGACCCAGCTGCAGAAACTCTACCTTCCGGGGAACAAGATCTCAGATCCTGCTCCGCTGTCCTCGCTCACGAATCTGAATGAGCTGCTGTTGGGACAGAACCAGGTCACTTCCATCTCGGCGTTGTCCCCGTTGGCCGGACTCACCACGCTGGAAATCAGCCAGAAATACGACAAGAACGGAAACACCGGTCTCACCAGCCTTGACGGCGTGCAGCACATGTCTTCGCTGAAGGCTCTGACGGCCAACAACTCCCGTATCTCGGATCTGGCGCCGTTGAAGGATCTGCACGAACTCAGCTCGCTCTACCTGAACAACAACTCAGTGAATGACCTCACGGCGCTGTCAGGACTGACCGCGCTTGAGAAGCTCGGGTTGAGTAACAACAACATCTCCAGCGTTACGCCACTGGCTTCCCTGACGAAGCTGTCCCGAATCGACATCGGGAATAATCACCTCATGGACCTGAGCCCCCTCGGATCCACGGCGATTGATGCCACGTTCAACCTGAACGCAAACAATCAGGCCACCCACCTTGCCACGGTCCCCGTCGGGCTCACCACGAGTGTTCCGCAACCGCGAGACATGAAGGGCGCAATTGTGCCCGTCACGCCTCCTGCAGGCCTGACGATCACCGATGGCACCGTCACTTACCCAAAGTCGGGCACGTATTCATTCACGTGGACCTCATCCACCGGGGAGGGTGGCAAGTCATTCAGCGGAAGCGTTGACCAAGAGGTGGGTGCTGCAGTCATCGGCGCGGCAAACGTGCCCGACGCGGCACTACGCTCCTGCCTTGCCTCAGCAGCCGGCCTCGACGCCACCGCGTCCCCGACCGTCGACCAGCTCAAGGCACTGACCACCGTGAAGTGCGCGTCCAAGGGAATCACGAACCTGACCGGCGTTGAGAACCTCACCGCCGCCACGACCATCGACCTGTCGGGCAACACCCTGGCCGACGTCACCCCGCTGGCGGGGCTCGACAAGCTTGCCACGCTCAACCTGTCCCACACCGGACTGTCGTCGTTGACCACCGTGTCCGCCCTTCCAGCGCTCACCGCGCTCACCATCAGCGGTAATCCGATCACCGACCTGTCGGCGCTCAAGGCGAAGACCGGCCTGGTCCTGCAGGCCACCGACATGACCGGCAGCGCCCCGGACGTGAAGGGCGGCGTCGCCAGCGACGTGCCCACCGCGTTCGACGCCACCGGCACCTCGGTTCCGCTCGGGGCCCCCGCCGGCGCAACCGTGGCGAACGGCAAGGTGACCTACACCGCTGCGGGCAGTTATTCATGGCCCTTCACCACCACCGGCGGAGCCTTCTCGGGGACGATCACGCAGAAGGTCACCAGCGATGCGACCGACCCCGACGCCAACAAGGGCGCCCAGGCCTGCGTGCAGGCCGGCAATGTGTGTGGGTCGTGGTGGAACGCGACACAGGCCTTCAGAAGGGCGGCTGCGCCACGAAGTTCTCCACCGGCACCGAGGCGCTGACGAGCGCAGGCTTCACCACTGACAATCCGACCTTCGTCGGAAAGATCGACGGCTACCCGGCAACGGCCCCCGTCGATGACCCCGGGCGCTACTCCTACTGGACCTACTGGCACGGCGTCTCCGCCGACCCGACGGCGACCACCCAGACCTACCCGTGGACCTTTTCCGAAGTGGGCCTCGGCGACTACCACCCGCGTGCCGGATCAGTGGAGGGCTGGCGCTTCGCAGTGAACCTGGGCAGTACCGACAAGGTGCCTGCCCCGAGCTTCGTGCTGAGCTACACCAACGGCGCGTCCCCGAGCCCGACGCCCACGCCGAGCCCGACGCCTTCCCCCACTCCCACGCCGAGCCCGACGCCCAGCGCGACCCCAACCCCGACACCCACGCCAAGCCCGAGGCCCAGCGCGACCCCGACGCCCACACCAACCCCGACGCCCACCCCCGTGGCGTGCACCATGTCCTACCCCGATGTGCCGTCCTCAATGGCCTTTTCGGACGACATCTGCTGGCTGACACAGCACAAGATCGCCACGGGCTGGCCCGACGGCACCTTCCGTCCGGTCACGCCGCTCAACCGTGACGCCATGGTGGCGTTCCTCTACCGGATGGCCGGCTCCCCGGCGTTCACGCCCACCCGGCAGACCTTCACCGACGTCGACGCGGGCAACATGTTCTTCAAGCAGATCGAGTGGGCCGCGTCCAATGGCATCGTCACGGGCTGGCCCGACGGCACCTTCCGTCCCACCCAGCCCATCACCCGCGACGCGATTGCCGCGCTGATCTATCGCCAGGCGGGAAGCCCCGCCGTGACACTGCCCGACCGCCCGTCATTCAATGACGTCTCGCCGACCACGATGTTCTACCGCGAGATCGAATGGATGCAGGCCAAGGGCATCGCCAACGGTTGGGCCGACGGCAGCTACCGTCCGCTCAACGATACGAACCGTGACGCGATCGCCGCCTTCCTGCACCGTGCGACCGATCAGGGGGTGCTGGCCCTGCACTGAACCGGTCGCGGCCATGCGGACGTCAGCCCCGCGGACGAGAACCGTGCGACTGTGCCCCGGCCGCAGGCCATCCGGCTGGAACCATCCCGAACCGAGGTCCCGGCGTTGTATCCCCCTGCAACGCCGGGACTTCTCACGCCCCCAGCCACGTCGACCCCAACGCTCCTCCCCCCAGACCGGCCATTCGGCTTATCCTGTGCAGCCTCATAGGGTGGGCAGGTGACCACCCCCGGCATTCGTCAGCGCGTCGTGGGCGGACTGTCGCGGGACGTGCTGGTGCTCGGCCTGATCGCCTTCTTCGTGGCGGTCGGCTTCGGCGTGCTGGTGCCCGTGCTGCCCACCTTCGCCGCATCCTTCGGCGCCACCGACTTCCTGGTGGGCATGGTGGTCTCGATGTTCGCCGCCACCAGGCTTGCCACCAGCCCCTTCTGCGGCTGGATCCTGGACAAGATCGGCGGACGCCTCACCCTGGCCGTCGGCATCTTCATCGTCGCGGCATCCAGCTGGCTGATGGGCGAGGCCGGCGACTTCTGGTGGCTGCTCGGCTGGCGGGCCGCCGGCGGCATCGGCTCGGCCATGTTCACCGTGTCGGCCATGACCCTGCTGTTGGCGTCCGTGCCGCCCGACATGCGTGGACGCGCCACCGGCTTCTACCAGAGCGGCTTCCTCATCGGCGGCATGGCCGGCCCCGCACTCGGCGGCCTGCTCACCCGCATCTCGCTGGTCGCGCCGTTCCGCTTCTACGCCATCACCCTGGCCATTGCCGGGCTGATCGGCCTCACGATGCTGTCGAGCGCCACCACCCACGCCGATCGTCCTGCCCACGCGCGCGCCACCCCGCGTCCGCTGCGCCAGGTGCTCGCCGACACCCGCTTCCAGGCCGCGTGTGTGGCCAACTTCGCCCAGGGCTGGAACTCGATGGGGGTGCGCAATTCACTGATTCCCCTTGTCATCGTCGCAACGCTCGGCCTCACCCCCACCTGGACGGGCATCGTGTTCGCGGTGTCGGCGGTGGTGCAGGTGATCGTGCTGCACCCCATCGGCCACTTCGTCGACACGGTGGGACGCCGCCCCGCACTGCTGGCCGGTGGCGTCGTGATGGCCGCCTCGATCGCCGCGGTGCCCCTGTCGGGGTCGATCTGGATCGTCATGGCCCTGATGTGCGTCTACGCGGTGGGCGCGGCGGCCATGAGCACTGCCCCGGCTGCCTCCGTCGGCGACGCCACCGGCGGTGTGCACGGCGGCACGCCCGTGGCGATCTTCTCGATGAGCAGCGACGTGGGTGCCATCATCGGTCCGCTGGCCGCCGGCGCGATCTCGGATGTGGCCGGACGACCCCTGGCCTTCGCCGTGGGCGCCGTCTTCCTGGCCCTCAGCTCGTTGGTCGCGCTGCGGATGCCCGGCGGACGTCCCGACCACTCCGCAGGATCTGTCGCGTCCGCCGATCCCGACGCCCTGCTGTCCGAGGACTGACCGGGTCGATCGCCGGCGCCGTGCCCCTTGTCGGCCACCATCACATTGCCGGCCAATGTCACAGTGTCGGCCACTATCTGAGGATCCAACCATGACCGAGACACCCCACAGCCCCTCGTCGCACGCCGATCCCGCGTCCAACCCCGAGCTGGTGCGCGGCGAGGACGGTCGCGTGCGTCCCCGCTGGGCTGCCACGGATCCGCTGCTGCGCGACTACTACGACCACGAGTGGGGCGTGCCGATCCGCACCGAGCGTGGACTGTACGAGCGGCTGAGCCTGGAGGCCTTCCAATCCGGATTGAGCTGGGCGACGATCCTGCGCAAGCGTCCGGCCTTCCGTGCCGCATTCGCTGATTTCGAGCCCGACGCGGTGGCCGCGTTCGGCGACGACGATGTGCGCCGACTGCTTGCCGACGCCGGCATCGTGCGCAATGAACGCAAGATCCACGCCGCCATCACCAATGCGCGCGCCACGGTGTCGCTGCGCTCCGACGGTGGCCTGGTGCAGCTGGTCTGGGGCTTCCAGCCGGCGCCGGGCCCGCCTCCGCAGTCGTATGCCGAGGTGCCCGCGAAGGTCCCCGCATCGGAGCAGCTCGCCAAGGCCCTGAAGAAGGCGGGCTTCGTCTTCGTGGGACCCACCACGATGTACGCGCTGATGCAGGCGATCGGGATGGTGGACGATCACCTGGTGGGCGAATCGGGACCACTGGCCGGCTGATTCCGGGGCCCGGACGCGCACCAATCCCCACTAAGTGGACAGCTGTGCGGCGTCATTGCCGCACAAGTGACCACCTAGCGGTCCGTCCCCGGGAACCAGGCCCACCCCGCATCGACGCCACGATCCAGCCGCCCTCTGCACCAATCCCCCACTAAGTGGACAACTGTGCGGCGTCATTCCCGCACAACTGCCCACTTAGGGTTCCGTCCAACAGAAACCAGGCCCGTCCCCGGGAACCAGGCCAACCCCGCACCGCAAGACGCCGCGGAGCACCCCCGCACACCACACAGAAATGTCAGACCCCTCCCCTAGCGTGGATCACTCCAGCCCCTGCTGGAACCCTTCGGGCCCGGACGGCCCGGCGACACCATGGAGACCGCCATGACCGAACTACCCGTGCCCGTGCCGGGCACCACCAGCGACACCCTCATGTGGGCCGATCCCACCACCGTGGAGCCGGAGGCCCTCGACCAGCTGCGCGCGATCTCGCGCCTGCCCTGGCTGGCGAAGCTGCGCGTGATGCCCGACGTGCACCTGGGCAAGGGCGCCACCGTCGGCAGCGTGATCGCCATGCGCGACGCGGTCTCGCCGGCGGCGGTGGGCGTCGACATCGGCTGCGGCATGGTTGCCGCACGCACCAACCTGACGGTGGACGACCTGCCCGACAGCCTGCATGCGATCCGCTCCCGCCTCGAGGAGCTCGTGCCGGTGGGATGGAAGAGCCACACCGGCACTGCCCCGGTGCTGAGCCGCGACGAACAGCTCAAGGGGCGATTCACCACCCTGTTCGACCGCTTCGGACAGCTGCGCGCGCCCCACATCGACGACCGCGAGACCCGGGCGCTGTCGCAGTCGGGCACGCTGGGCGGCGGCAACCACTTCCTGGAGCTGCAGGCCGACGACACCGGCACCGTATGGCTCATGCTGCACTCGGGATCGCGCAACATCGGCAAGGAACTGGCCGACCGCCACATCACCGAGGCCAAGGGGCTCGACCACAACCTCGACCTGCCCGACCGCGACCTGGCCGTCTTCCTGGCCGGCACCCCCGAAATGGACGACTACCTCCACGACCTCTACTGGGCGCAGGAATATGCGCGCCTGAACCGCGACATCATGATGCGCACCTTCAAGGGCGTCATCACCGAGTTCTTCCCGCACGCCACCTTCGACCACGACGTCAACTGCCACCACAACTACGTGTCGCAGGAGTGCTACGACGGCGTCGACCTGATCGTCACGCGCAAGGGCGCCATCTTCGCCGGCAGCGGCACGCTGGGGCTGATCCCCGGCTCGATGGCCACCGGCTCCTATGTGGTGCGGGGCCTGGGCAACGCCACCGGCCTGTGCTCCGCCTCGCATGGTGCGGGACGACGCATGTCGCGCCGTGCGGCCCGTCGCACCTTCACCGTGGACGACCTCGCCGCGCAAACGGCCGGCGTCGAGTCGCGCAAGGACGAGGGCGTGCTCGACGAGATCCCCGGCGCCTACAAGGACATCGACGCGGTGATCCACGACCAGACCACCGGGCCGAGCCCGCTCGTGGAGGTGGTGGCGAGGCTGCGCACGCTGCTGTGTGTCAAGGGCTGAGGCCGGTCACGCGAGGCCGGTCGCACCGGTCAGACGCCGCGGCGTCCACCCCTGTGGGGCCAGTGGAACAGCTCACCGGAGTTGTCCACAACGCTTGCGGTGGGCGTATCGGTCACGTCCAGCGTCACGCGCACCCAGTGGTCGGCGTCGGCGGGGTCGTGGGCCCGGTAGACGATCCGCGGGTTGGTGATCGACTCCACCTCGGTGCGCGCATCGGGCAGCCACGCATACCGGCGCCGGATCGCCAGGATCGCCTGATAGGCCCGGTAGGTGGGCAGGCCGAAGCCCGCCAGCTGGTCGGGACGCTCGGGCATCGGTTGGCGCACCTCGGCGTCGCCACCGGGACGGTCATATTTCTCGCCCCGGAAGGCCTGCTCGTCGCCGTAGTAGACGCACGGCGTCCCGCCGACGGTGCCCAGCAGCACTGCCG
The window above is part of the Propionibacterium freudenreichii subsp. freudenreichii genome. Proteins encoded here:
- a CDS encoding leucine-rich repeat domain-containing protein: MTVLPSQLNAVAAPTDSFATTMPDAALRGCVTTALNLDSTAAPTSDQLATVTSLSCSGKGVADLTGISALPNLGKLFLGNNSLTSLAPLATSTKVSSLDVSSNQLSDITPTANLKALVSVNVANNRLRDLSPLSTLPNLGGLSITSNSQKAVGAPATSGQATAVPTAIDKTGTVFKAEAPSGVTVSGATVTYPIAGTYDWSFKDQSLYFNGTITVTVSAASGVTIPDAGLRGCINDKLALAPDATPTQDQLASITDLSCVNKGVTDLTGISQLGSLKNLTLSTNKISDLTPLTPLTGLESLILTGNSVADVSPLTSLQNLAALTLDRNNVLTLNGLGYLPKLATLSASSQFKNEGRTRLASIAGLDKLTGLTSLAINNTDVSDLTPVTGLSGLTRLSATNSQISSAAPLAALGRLTALDLSGNHISDISPLNKLDMTLNAMRVTGQTLAAPEAKASVATDAPGVTALDGSILVAAPPAGLTVNDAKVTYASPGDYTWTFEEKTPGSYPRTFFSGKITQRATDAPPAVVGVDIPDTNFRTCLAGLLNHSDPAAPISADELAGLTSVICVGKSISNLTGAANLTGATELILSTNSISDVTPLRGLTQLQKLYLPGNKISDPAPLSSLTNLNELLLGQNQVTSISALSPLAGLTTLEISQKYDKNGNTGLTSLDGVQHMSSLKALTANNSRISDLAPLKDLHELSSLYLNNNSVNDLTALSGLTALEKLGLSNNNISSVTPLASLTKLSRIDIGNNHLMDLSPLGSTAIDATFNLNANNQATHLATVPVGLTTSVPQPRDMKGAIVPVTPPAGLTITDGTVTYPKSGTYSFTWTSSTGEGGKSFSGSVDQEVGAAVIGAANVPDAALRSCLASAAGLDATASPTVDQLKALTTVKCASKGITNLTGVENLTAATTIDLSGNTLADVTPLAGLDKLATLNLSHTGLSSLTTVSALPALTALTISGNPITDLSALKAKTGLVLQATDMTGSAPDVKGGVASDVPTAFDATGTSVPLGAPAGATVANGKVTYTAAGSYSWPFTTTGGAFSGTITQKVTSDATDPDANKGAQACVQAGNVCGSWWNATQAFRRAAAPRSSPPAPRR
- a CDS encoding S-layer homology domain-containing protein gives rise to the protein MVERDTGLQKGGCATKFSTGTEALTSAGFTTDNPTFVGKIDGYPATAPVDDPGRYSYWTYWHGVSADPTATTQTYPWTFSEVGLGDYHPRAGSVEGWRFAVNLGSTDKVPAPSFVLSYTNGASPSPTPTPSPTPSPTPTPSPTPSATPTPTPTPSPRPSATPTPTPTPTPTPVACTMSYPDVPSSMAFSDDICWLTQHKIATGWPDGTFRPVTPLNRDAMVAFLYRMAGSPAFTPTRQTFTDVDAGNMFFKQIEWAASNGIVTGWPDGTFRPTQPITRDAIAALIYRQAGSPAVTLPDRPSFNDVSPTTMFYREIEWMQAKGIANGWADGSYRPLNDTNRDAIAAFLHRATDQGVLALH
- a CDS encoding DNA-3-methyladenine glycosylase I yields the protein MTETPHSPSSHADPASNPELVRGEDGRVRPRWAATDPLLRDYYDHEWGVPIRTERGLYERLSLEAFQSGLSWATILRKRPAFRAAFADFEPDAVAAFGDDDVRRLLADAGIVRNERKIHAAITNARATVSLRSDGGLVQLVWGFQPAPGPPPQSYAEVPAKVPASEQLAKALKKAGFVFVGPTTMYALMQAIGMVDDHLVGESGPLAG
- a CDS encoding RtcB family protein, encoding MTELPVPVPGTTSDTLMWADPTTVEPEALDQLRAISRLPWLAKLRVMPDVHLGKGATVGSVIAMRDAVSPAAVGVDIGCGMVAARTNLTVDDLPDSLHAIRSRLEELVPVGWKSHTGTAPVLSRDEQLKGRFTTLFDRFGQLRAPHIDDRETRALSQSGTLGGGNHFLELQADDTGTVWLMLHSGSRNIGKELADRHITEAKGLDHNLDLPDRDLAVFLAGTPEMDDYLHDLYWAQEYARLNRDIMMRTFKGVITEFFPHATFDHDVNCHHNYVSQECYDGVDLIVTRKGAIFAGSGTLGLIPGSMATGSYVVRGLGNATGLCSASHGAGRRMSRRAARRTFTVDDLAAQTAGVESRKDEGVLDEIPGAYKDIDAVIHDQTTGPSPLVEVVARLRTLLCVKG
- a CDS encoding MFS transporter codes for the protein MTTPGIRQRVVGGLSRDVLVLGLIAFFVAVGFGVLVPVLPTFAASFGATDFLVGMVVSMFAATRLATSPFCGWILDKIGGRLTLAVGIFIVAASSWLMGEAGDFWWLLGWRAAGGIGSAMFTVSAMTLLLASVPPDMRGRATGFYQSGFLIGGMAGPALGGLLTRISLVAPFRFYAITLAIAGLIGLTMLSSATTHADRPAHARATPRPLRQVLADTRFQAACVANFAQGWNSMGVRNSLIPLVIVATLGLTPTWTGIVFAVSAVVQVIVLHPIGHFVDTVGRRPALLAGGVVMAASIAAVPLSGSIWIVMALMCVYAVGAAAMSTAPAASVGDATGGVHGGTPVAIFSMSSDVGAIIGPLAAGAISDVAGRPLAFAVGAVFLALSSLVALRMPGGRPDHSAGSVASADPDALLSED